Part of the Dehalococcoidia bacterium genome is shown below.
CACTGCCGGGCCACAATCTCGACCGAAAGCCAGGTTCTTGCCAGGACAATCGAACGCAGGGCTTCACTAGGCTAGGAGAGCTAACGGCTGTAGGTAAACCAGACCACGGGCCAGGATATATCGTCCGCTCTGGAGGCCGAACGGGCCGTTACTCCGTCGTAGTAGACATCGATGAGGGCCTGCAGCCGAGTATCGTCGAAAACGGTGAGGTTAAGAGGCGCTCCCTCTATTACGAGGGTGGTGCCTGCCGGCAACGTGGGGATGGCCCGTCGGAGGGCGGCAACGAACAGGACGTTCTCGCGTCCTGCCTCGTGAACCCCAAGCACCAAGTGCACGTTAGCCAAGAGGACGGCCGTGACCACCGCCGCTGCTATCGCTCCTACCCCCAGCCGCCACCACCATGGTTGGACCCTGGCCGCCAGTCCATGGACGGCCGGAGGCAGCACACCTGCGGCCCATAGCGCCAACGGGGCCCCCGCTAGGTACATGGTGCGGCCGAAGGCGCCCATGACGAGGGTAGCGTCAGGGGCTAGGGTCAGAATGAACCACGCCAGGGCGACCACCGGCAGGCTGCGGATGGGGCACCAGCGCAGCGTCGCTACCGCTGCCAGGACAAACAGGGCTGAGCCAATCAACAGCGCCAACTCCGCCAGGCCGGTGAACGGTGGTCGATAGCACCCTACGGAGGACTCGCAGGCTGGTGCCATTGCCATGCCCAACATGGCGCCGTAGTTGGCCCATATGTGCCAGCCGAGGGTGAAGGCCCCCGCCTTTTCGTAATGCGCCCGCACCCAGAGGTGGACCCCCACCAACGTCATCGCCAACATGCCAATGGGGAGCCAGGCTGCCATCTCCCGCCGGGATAGTGACCTGCCATTGTCCCTTTGCCGGAGCCAGGCCAGAGCCGGGTACACCGCAGCCAGTGGCACCGCGGTGGGGTGCAGGAGAGAGGCCACCAGGAAGAGTCCTATGGCCGCCCCGAGCTCCAGCTTGGAGCGACGTTGGACCCAACCCAGCCAGCAGAGCAAGCTCCCGATAGCGGGGAGCGCGGCCACCACCCGGTTAGCCCCGCTGACCCAAGCGACGGCCATAGCATAGGCAGGATGGAGGGCGAATATGGCCGCTGCGACGTTGGCCTGCCAGGTCAACAGGCCGAGACGGAGCCCTAGGCGCCGTACTAGTAAGGCCGTGGCGAGATGGAGCGCTATGGCCACTGCATGGTAAGGCACCCCGTGGAGCCCAAACAGTTCATACTGAATCCGGAACCAGAGGGGCCAAAGGGGCCGGTACCGGTCCAGCTCGGGCAGGGATCCGATCGCTCTGATATCGAATGCGCGACGAGCGTAGGCCCAGAACCCCATGTCCCGCGCCGAGGCCAGAAACCACCAATCATCGGAGGCAAACCATCCGTTGAGGGCGAGGGCCTGGACACCAACGGCGAAGACACATACTGCTGCCAGGAACCAGGGGGAACCAGCGAACCTTGGAAAGGCAGAACCCGGAGTCCTCTCGTATCGGGCCATCATCTCTCAGACGGTGAGACGTTGGCGGAGGCTTCAGCAGACGTCACCTGTTCCACAGGGCGCGGGCCGGCGATTCGCTACAATGAGATATTACGATGACGCGGCTGTCGTCGCCAGGGCACCCTCGTGTGGTCAGTTGAGGCTGGGGGCTGAGCCTCTGTCTGGCGCTTTGGCCATATGCGTTCTCCCTCTGGCCCGTAGGCCCCGCAAACGTCTTGAGGATGACCTCCTATGAGGCCCAAGGTAACAGCACGAGGGTTGCCCAGTGCCTTGGTGCCAGCTGTTATCCCCCTCTACTCGAGACTTGCTGGCTCCCCAACCATTTGTGCAGCTCCACCGTTACGATAATGCTACTAGCCAGGGCGATCCTCTTCGCCCAGGTCCCCAGCCCCACCGGCTCGACCCGAAGGACGAACTGGGCTGGCGGGGAGTGCATGGCCCCTATGTGCATGGCCAGGGCCACGGCGAACAATAGAAATGGAGCGGAGTAGGGGCTCCGGCGGAAGGCTGAGGTGCGTGGGCGGGGACGCGGCCGCCCGATTTGAGGAGCACCAGATCGCCAAGCACCAGCTCCTGGCTGTCTACCTCCCACCCTCGGCCCTCACGGATGACCCGTGCTCGGGGCGATACCAGACGCATAAGAGCCAAAACCGATGGCTCGGCTTGCCACTCCTGTACAAAGCCGATGCTGGCGTTGATGGCCAGGGCAGCGGCGATGACACCGGCATAGATATACTCCTGAAGGAATACGGTCACCACCATGGCTAGCAAGAGGATATAGATGCGGGGGCTTTGAAACTAATGTATCAGCACCATCAGCGGGCTGGCGGGAAGAGGTGGCTCGATGGGGTTAGGGCCATATACGCGGAGTCGGGCGCTGACCGCGGCTTGGGTGAGCCCTTGAGGTCCTGTCCCTAGGGCGCTCTCCAGGGTGGCCCTGTCCAGAGCGTGCCATAAGCGCCCCGTGGGCGCCCGTTGGCCACTGTCCCGAGCTCTGCGCCCTATACCCGGTGTGCGCCGCACAAATATCACCACCGCTTCGAGTCCCCCTTTATGTCCATGGTATCAGCCTAGAGGTCGCGGCCAGGTCTGGTTCCGTTAGGAGTGGTGCGCGCGCAGCGCCCACCCTGCCCCTAGCGGCCATCATCAACGCCTCTATGCACGTAGTGGGCAGGGGCCACATGGAAAGTGGCCGTTATTCGCCCGACAATGTGTCGACACCCTACGGGCTGCGGTTTTATATGCCTCAGGGGCCTAAAGAGGAGCAAACCGGATCTGGGTTCTGGCAGGGGCGGAGGGATTCGAACCCCCGACCTCCGGTTTTGGAGACCGGTGCTCTGCCACTGAGCTACGCCCCTGCAGGGCCAGCCCGCCTTCTAGTTTTATGCGTCGCTGTCCTCTTGTCCAGAGGGAGTAGCTACGCTCCCTACCTGGGTTCGCCCCGGGCCCAGGATAAGGTTCCTTGACGCTCCGTGCACCTAGCACTATACTTAGCCGTGGCGCTGCTCCTTGAGCGGCGACGGCCTGATGCCAGCGGGGCCGAAGTGGCGCAACGGGTAGCGCGGGCGACTTGTAATCGCCAGGTTGCGGGTTCGAGTCCCGCCTTCGGCTCCAGAAGCCATCAGGAGAGCGGCGGGGTGGCGGAGCGGCCAAACGCACCTGGCTGTAAACCAGGCGCCCTGAGATGGGCTACGCAGGTTCGAATCCTGCCCCCGCCACCAAAGGTGAGGGCCCACATAGCTCAGTGGTAGAGCACGCCCTTGGTAAGGGCGAGGTCGCCGGTTCGAATCCGGCTGTGGGCTCCAGAGGTTGTTGGACTTGGCAGGGATGACCAAATATAGGTAGGAGGAACGCGACATGGCCAAGCCGAAGTTTGTGCGTGCCAAGCCGCACGTCAACGTAGGGACCATCGGTCATATCGACCATGGCAAGACTACCCTGACATCGGCCATAACGAAGGCCCTGTCCCTCAAGGGCCTGGCCGAGTACCGCGACTACTACAGCATCGACAAGGCCCCTGAGGAGAGGGCCCGTGGCATCACCATCGCCATCGCCCATGTGGAGTACGAGACAGAGAAGCGCCATTACGCTCACATCGACTGCCCTGGCCACGCCGACTACATCAAGAACATGATCACCGGCGCTGCCCAGATGGACGGGGCTATCCTGGTGGTGGCTGCCAACGACGGCCCCATGCCCCAGACACGGGAGCACGTCCTCCTGGCCCGCCAGGTGGAGGTGCCGGCCATCGTCGTCTTCATGAACAAGGTGGACATGGTGGACGACCCCGAGCTCCTCGACCTGGTGGAGCTGGAGGTGCGCGACCTCCTCAGCAAGTACGGCTACCCAGGCGATGAGGTGCCTGTGGTCAGGGGCAGCGCCCTCAAGGCCATGGAATCCCAGAGCAGCGACCCCAACGCTCCTGAGTTCCAGTGCATATGGGAGCTGCTAAAGGCCATCGACGAGTATATCCCCGAGCCTGTGCGCCCCCGCGACAAGCCCTTCCTGATGCCCATCGAGGACGTGTTCGGCATCAAAGGCCGCGGCACTGTGGTCACAGGTCGCGTGGAGAGGGGCGTCCTGCGGCCAGGCGAGGAAGTGGAGATAGTAGGCTTCTCGCCCGATCCTCGGCGGACGGTGGCCACCAGCATTGAGATGTTCCGCAAGGTGCTGGACGAGGCCCTGCCGGGGGACAACGTGGGCGTGTTGCTGCGGGGCGTGGAGCGGGACGAGGTGGAGCGGGGCATGGTGTTGGCCGCTCCCGGCTCCATCAAGCCCCACACCAAGTTCGAGGCCCAGGTCTACGTCCTCACCAAGGAGGAAGGCGGACGCCATACCCCCTTCTTCACGGGCTACAAGCCCCAGTTCTACATCCGCACCACTGATGTCACAGGCACTATCTATCTCCCCGAGGGAGTGGAGATGGTGATGCCTGGGGACAACGTCAACCTGCGGATTGAGCTGATGTACCCCGTGGCCCTGGAAGAGGGGATGCGGTTTGCCATCCGCGAGGGCGGCCGCACGGTGGGGGCTGGCGTCATCACCCGCATCATCGAATGAAGCCGTGGCCAAGAAGAAGGGGGACCGCATAATCATCCACCTGGCCTGCACGGGTTGCCGGCGGCGGAACTATACCACCACCAAGAACCGCCGCAACGACCCTGATCGGCTGGAGCTGCGCAAGTATTGCCCCCAATGCCGCCGCCACCTCCCCCACCGGGAGGTGCGGTGAGGTAGAATGGGCATTAGGGGGAGGAAGGCATGAACAGGGCCCTGCGTCGGCACCCCGTGATAATGGAACCCAAGGCCAAGGGGCGGCCCCCTCGCTTGCCCGCCAAGGCCCCCGTCCGGCCCCGGCGCAAAGGCTTCATGCGCCTGGTGCCCGCCTTGGCGTTGGAGGTGGTCACGGAGCTGAGGAAGGTCACTTGGCCCTCCCGCCGCGATGCCGCTTATCTGGCCATGGTGGTCATCGTCGTCTCCGTGGTGGTGGGAGCTGTCCTGGGTGGCATAGACTACCTCTTCGCGTGGCTCATCGATAAGCTCATCATCCGCTAGCCATGGTGCGGCGCAAGAAGGAAGCCCTAGAGCAAGCGCCACCTGAGGAAAGTCAGCCCAGCGATCTGCTGGAAGGGCTGACGGACGAGGAGATATTCCGGCCCGACCGTCGCTGGTACGTGGTCCACACCTACTCGGGGTATGAGGAGAAGGTGAAGGCCAATCTGGAGCAGCGGATCCGCTCTCTGGATGTGGGCGATCTTATCTTCCACGTCCTCCTCCCTCAGGTAGAGGAGATCGAGATAAGAGAGGGACAGAGGCGGCGGGTGCGGCGCAAGCTCTTCCCGGGATACCTCCTTATTCAGGCCATAGATATGAGCCATCCCCAAATGACACCGGAGCAGAGGGAGAGGGCCAACCGGGCGTGGTACGTTATCCGCAACACGCCGGGGGTGACGGGGTTCGTAGGGTCCCGGGCCCAGCCCGTGCCCCTGGCCGAGGAGGAGCTGCATAACATCGTCCGCCAGATGCGCTCCCAAGAGCCGCGGGTGCGCGTCAGTTACCAGCCTGGGGAGTCGGTGCGCATCACCGAGGGCCCCTTTCAGGACTTCATCGGCACCGTGGAGGAGATCAACCTGGAGAAGGGGAAGGTGCGGGTGCTGGTCTCCTTCTTCGGGCGGGACACGCCCGTGGAGCTGGACTTCACCCAGGTGGAGCGCCTGTAGCGCGTCGTGCGGAAAAGCACCGCGGCCCCATCCTTGTCCCACATCAACTTCACTCGCATCAAACAACACTGCCATACCCACAATGCTGCCGCGATGGTGGTGGTGAGCGTGGGCTTCCAGCCAGCAGTCATCAGGGATGCTGAACCGGAGGGGGCTGGCCTTCTCACTGCCGATACCCTGTGCCAACTGCTGACATTACATCAGCGGCTTCCGCTGCCGTTGCTGAACCTTGCACACGTCTTCGCAGCCAAAGGGTTGATAAGCTTGGAGCGCTTCTCACAGCTGACAGATGTAGAGGCCCGGCTGCAGCAGTGGTGGCGCAGAGTTAATCTCGTATTGGCCAATCTTGACCACGACTGGCGCAGCCTCCCCGAGATTAAAGGTATGCTCGAAGTGATCTGCCAACAGCAGCGAACAACGCCGTATAGCACGGAGGAGCTTGCAGGAATCCTCCGCTGGCTCTCTTCTTGGCCTGTGCAGGCTATAGAGGAGTGTAACGACGAATATCGGGCCCTATATACGCCTCACGATGCGTGGCAGCGCGTTATCGCCCTATTTCGCATCGCTGGGGAAGCGGTTCCTGAGCCTCAGGGGCTTGCCCATTAGAGTCTTCGCGTATAAGGTGCTGTTTGGTCGAGGTGTGAGGTCATGGCCAAGAAGGTGCGGGCGGTAGTCAAGCTGCAGCTGGAGGCGGGCAAGGCCACCCCAGCCCCGCCGGTAGGGCCCGCTTTGGGCCAGCACGGCGTCAACATCATGGCCTTCGTCAAGGAATACAATGAGCGCACTGCCTCCATGGCTGGCAGCATCGTCCCCGTGGAGGTCACCATATACGATGACCGCTCCTTCACCATGGTCCTCAAGACCCCTCCCGTGTCCGACCTCATCAAAAAGGAGCTGGGCCTGGAAAGGGGCTCCCCTAACCCCAAACGGGAGAAGATGGGCAAGCTTACCCGTGAGCAAGTGCGGCGCATAGCGGAGATAAAGATGAAAGACCTCAACACCGATGATCTGGAGGCGGCCATGCGCATGGTGGAGGGCACCGCCCGCTCCATGGGCGTGACCATCGAAGGCTAGGGGGGTGAGGGGATGGGCAAGAGGGGCAAGAAGTACCTGGAGGCCAGAGCCAAGGTGGACCGCACCCGCACCTATACCCCGCAGGAGGCCATCGAACTCCTGAAGCAGATCTCTTATGCCCGGTTCGACGAGACGGTAGAGCTGCATGTGCGCACCAACCTCGACCCCCGTCACGCCGATCAGCAGCTGCGAGGCACCGTGGTCCTCCCCCATGGCCTGGGCAAGGCTGTGCGGGTGCTGGTCTTCGCCGAGGGGGAGGCGGCGCGCATCGCCCAGGAGGCAGGAGCCGATTACGTGGGCAGCGATGACCTCATCAAGAGGATCGAGGAGGGGTGGCTGGACTTCGATGTGGCCTTGGCCACCCGCGAGGTGATGAGCAAGGTGAGCCGCCTGGGGCGTATCTTGGGCCCTCGGGGCCTCATGCCCAACCCCAGGGCGGGCACGGTGGTGGACGCAGCAGACCTGGCCCGTACTATCGCTGCTGCGAAGCAGGGGCGGGTGGAGTTCCGCTTGGACCGCACGGCCCTTGTCCATGCCCCCATTGGCAAGCTGAGCTTCCCCACCCAGGCCCTTCTGGAGAACTTGGCGGCCCTGGTGGATGCTATCCTCAAGGCGCGCCCGCCGGGGGCCAAGGGGCAGTTCATCAGGGCTATGACCCTGGCGAGCACCATGAGCCCAGGAGTTAAGCTGGACCTGCAGGCCACCCTTTCCCTTCCTCAGCTGGTGACCGTATAATTGGAGATTGAGCCGAAGACAGCGGGTGCTCCAGGAGCATAATCTCCGCTGGTGGCGGGGGCCCGCCGAGGCGTATGGTGAAGGTCGCCTTCCTATATGGCCCTGGCGCCCCGTGCCGGTGAGTGGGGCGCCCTCTTTTTTGGGAGGCAAATATGCCTAGGCCGGAGAAGGTACACCAGGTGGCAGAGCTACGGGAGAAGTTGGCCCGGGCCACCCTGGCTGTGAGCACGACCTTCAGCGGCGTCACCGTGGCTGAGATCAATGCCCTGCGCCGCCGTATGCGTAAGTCTGGGCTGGAATACCGGGTGGTCAAGAACACCCTGCTGCGTCTGGCTGCCCAGGAGGCCGGGCGCCCCCACCTTATGCAGGTGGTGGCCGGGCCTACCGCCATCATCTTCGCCTATCACCCGGACCCTGTAGAAGCGGCCAAGGCCTTGGACGAGTGCCTGAAGGGGGCCCCCGGTGGCCTAGTGGTACGGGGCGCCATCATGGATGGCACCCTCCTCAGTCCTGAGGACCTCACTGAACTGGTCAAGCTGCCGCCGCGGCCCCAGCTCCTGGCTGAGCTGCTGGGTCACTTCCAAGGCCCCATGGCTACCTTGTTAGCCCTCTTGGATTCCCCCTTCCAGGAGCTTCTGGGGCTATTGGAATCCCTAGCGGGGGAGCTGGTGAACCTAGTGGAGGCCCGCATACGCCAGTTGGAGGAAGAAACGGCATCTTAAAGGAGGTGGAGGCATGACCGCTACTGGCTCGGAGCGCGTAGACCAAGTCCTGGAGCTCATCAAGCAGATGAACCTGCTGGAGCTGCGGGACCTGAGCAAGCGCCTGCAGGAGGAGTTCGGCATCACCCCTGCGGCGCCTGTGGCCGTGGCAGCCCCCGTGGGGGTGGCGGCCGCTCCTGCCGGCCCTGCTCCTGAGGCCGCGCCTGCAGTGGAGGAGAAGACGGAGTGGACGGTGGTCCTAAAGGAGATCGGGGCCAACAAGATCAACGTCATCAAGGCCGTGCGGGAGGTGGTGCCTGGCCTGGGGCTGAAGGAGGCCAAGGACTTGGTGGAGAACGCCCCCACCAACATCAAGGAGGGGGTCTCCAAGGAGGAGGCGGAGGCCATCGCTGCCAAGCTGCGAGAGGCGGGGGCCACCGTAGAGATCAAGTAGCCG
Proteins encoded:
- the tuf gene encoding elongation factor Tu, whose translation is MAKPKFVRAKPHVNVGTIGHIDHGKTTLTSAITKALSLKGLAEYRDYYSIDKAPEERARGITIAIAHVEYETEKRHYAHIDCPGHADYIKNMITGAAQMDGAILVVAANDGPMPQTREHVLLARQVEVPAIVVFMNKVDMVDDPELLDLVELEVRDLLSKYGYPGDEVPVVRGSALKAMESQSSDPNAPEFQCIWELLKAIDEYIPEPVRPRDKPFLMPIEDVFGIKGRGTVVTGRVERGVLRPGEEVEIVGFSPDPRRTVATSIEMFRKVLDEALPGDNVGVLLRGVERDEVERGMVLAAPGSIKPHTKFEAQVYVLTKEEGGRHTPFFTGYKPQFYIRTTDVTGTIYLPEGVEMVMPGDNVNLRIELMYPVALEEGMRFAIREGGRTVGAGVITRIIE
- the rpmG gene encoding 50S ribosomal protein L33 is translated as MAKKKGDRIIIHLACTGCRRRNYTTTKNRRNDPDRLELRKYCPQCRRHLPHREVR
- the secE gene encoding preprotein translocase subunit SecE, which produces MNRALRRHPVIMEPKAKGRPPRLPAKAPVRPRRKGFMRLVPALALEVVTELRKVTWPSRRDAAYLAMVVIVVSVVVGAVLGGIDYLFAWLIDKLIIR
- the nusG gene encoding transcription termination/antitermination protein NusG encodes the protein MVRRKKEALEQAPPEESQPSDLLEGLTDEEIFRPDRRWYVVHTYSGYEEKVKANLEQRIRSLDVGDLIFHVLLPQVEEIEIREGQRRRVRRKLFPGYLLIQAIDMSHPQMTPEQRERANRAWYVIRNTPGVTGFVGSRAQPVPLAEEELHNIVRQMRSQEPRVRVSYQPGESVRITEGPFQDFIGTVEEINLEKGKVRVLVSFFGRDTPVELDFTQVERL
- the rplK gene encoding 50S ribosomal protein L11; the protein is MAKKVRAVVKLQLEAGKATPAPPVGPALGQHGVNIMAFVKEYNERTASMAGSIVPVEVTIYDDRSFTMVLKTPPVSDLIKKELGLERGSPNPKREKMGKLTREQVRRIAEIKMKDLNTDDLEAAMRMVEGTARSMGVTIEG
- the rplA gene encoding 50S ribosomal protein L1, translating into MGKRGKKYLEARAKVDRTRTYTPQEAIELLKQISYARFDETVELHVRTNLDPRHADQQLRGTVVLPHGLGKAVRVLVFAEGEAARIAQEAGADYVGSDDLIKRIEEGWLDFDVALATREVMSKVSRLGRILGPRGLMPNPRAGTVVDAADLARTIAAAKQGRVEFRLDRTALVHAPIGKLSFPTQALLENLAALVDAILKARPPGAKGQFIRAMTLASTMSPGVKLDLQATLSLPQLVTV
- the rplJ gene encoding 50S ribosomal protein L10, giving the protein MPRPEKVHQVAELREKLARATLAVSTTFSGVTVAEINALRRRMRKSGLEYRVVKNTLLRLAAQEAGRPHLMQVVAGPTAIIFAYHPDPVEAAKALDECLKGAPGGLVVRGAIMDGTLLSPEDLTELVKLPPRPQLLAELLGHFQGPMATLLALLDSPFQELLGLLESLAGELVNLVEARIRQLEEETAS
- the rplL gene encoding 50S ribosomal protein L7/L12, whose protein sequence is MTATGSERVDQVLELIKQMNLLELRDLSKRLQEEFGITPAAPVAVAAPVGVAAAPAGPAPEAAPAVEEKTEWTVVLKEIGANKINVIKAVREVVPGLGLKEAKDLVENAPTNIKEGVSKEEAEAIAAKLREAGATVEIK